One segment of Streptomyces sp. XD-27 DNA contains the following:
- a CDS encoding UBP-type zinc finger domain-containing protein has protein sequence MGQEPIPGIDPTAAPSGDGCVECLAGDGPGWWLHLRRCAACGHIGCCDSSPSQHGTKHAREAGHPFLTSFEPGESWFWNIETDQYHEGPPLPPPTAHPASQPTPGPRGKVPADWRRHLH, from the coding sequence ATGGGACAAGAACCGATCCCGGGCATCGATCCGACCGCGGCTCCGAGCGGAGACGGCTGCGTCGAGTGCCTGGCGGGTGACGGGCCGGGATGGTGGCTGCACCTGCGGCGCTGTGCCGCGTGCGGCCACATCGGATGCTGCGACTCCTCGCCCTCGCAGCACGGTACGAAGCATGCGCGCGAGGCCGGACACCCGTTCCTCACCAGCTTCGAGCCGGGCGAGAGCTGGTTCTGGAACATCGAGACCGACCAGTACCACGAAGGGCCGCCGCTGCCCCCGCCCACCGCGCACCCGGCCTCCCAGCCGACCCCGGGCCCGCGGGGCAAGGTCCCCGCGGATTGGCGGCGGCACCTGCACTGA
- a CDS encoding PepSY domain-containing protein gives MSVDDPAQGTDPVRAEDQAAERPEEAPPTADTTARQRGWAGLRPLVLRLHFYAGVLIAPFLLVAAVTGTLYAASFQIEKYLYADELRVPVGEHTVPLSRQVRAALDAHPDGTLTSVRPSAEDGATTQVILSDPSVAEDKSLTVFVDPYTAKVRGALESDFGALPFRSWVSDLHGNLHLGEPGRLYSELAASWLWVVALGGLLLWVKRKRDGRGARGLLLPERGAKGRKRTLTRHGAVGLWAVLGLVFLSATGLTWSTYAGEKIDVLRTELRGATPAITATLPGAGEMAGGSGHGDHAGHGGGGGSHAKDPDIGIDRVFAVAREKKLTEAPLEIAAPSEGGAYVVKQIDKQWPVHLDSIAVHPGTGAVVDELRFADYPLLAKLTRWGIDGHSGVLFGLANQIALAALMLGLILLIVWGYRMWWQRRPARERRLGVGRPTPRGTWRRVPLPTLLPLVGALAVVGWLVPLFGIGLVLFLAVDTVVGLVARLVARSRSARA, from the coding sequence ATGTCCGTCGACGACCCCGCGCAGGGGACCGATCCCGTCCGCGCCGAGGACCAGGCCGCCGAGAGACCCGAGGAGGCGCCTCCCACGGCGGACACCACCGCGCGGCAGCGCGGCTGGGCCGGGCTGCGCCCGCTCGTCCTGCGGCTGCACTTCTACGCGGGCGTGCTCATCGCGCCCTTCCTGCTCGTCGCCGCCGTCACGGGGACGCTCTACGCGGCGTCGTTCCAGATAGAGAAGTACCTCTACGCGGACGAGCTGCGCGTCCCGGTCGGTGAGCACACCGTCCCGCTGTCGCGTCAGGTGCGGGCGGCCCTCGACGCGCATCCGGACGGCACGCTCACCTCGGTACGGCCGTCCGCCGAGGACGGCGCCACCACCCAGGTCATCCTCAGCGACCCGAGCGTGGCCGAGGACAAGTCGCTCACCGTGTTCGTCGATCCGTACACCGCCAAGGTGCGCGGCGCGCTGGAAAGCGACTTCGGCGCGCTGCCCTTCCGCTCCTGGGTCTCCGACCTGCACGGAAACCTGCACCTGGGCGAACCCGGCCGGCTCTACAGCGAGCTGGCCGCCAGCTGGCTGTGGGTCGTCGCCCTCGGCGGCCTGCTGCTGTGGGTCAAGCGCAAGCGGGACGGCCGCGGCGCGCGCGGCCTGCTCCTCCCGGAGCGCGGCGCGAAGGGCCGCAAGCGCACCCTGACCCGGCACGGGGCGGTCGGCCTGTGGGCCGTGCTGGGGCTGGTGTTCCTCTCGGCGACCGGTCTGACCTGGTCGACGTACGCGGGCGAGAAGATCGACGTGCTGCGTACGGAGCTGCGCGGCGCCACCCCGGCCATCACGGCGACGCTGCCCGGCGCCGGCGAGATGGCCGGCGGAAGCGGACACGGGGACCACGCCGGCCATGGCGGTGGCGGCGGCAGCCACGCCAAGGACCCGGACATCGGCATCGACCGGGTGTTCGCCGTCGCCCGCGAGAAGAAGCTGACCGAGGCTCCCCTCGAGATCGCCGCGCCGAGCGAGGGCGGCGCGTACGTCGTCAAGCAGATCGACAAGCAGTGGCCGGTGCACCTGGACTCGATCGCCGTGCACCCGGGTACGGGCGCGGTCGTCGACGAGCTGCGCTTCGCGGACTATCCGCTGCTCGCCAAGCTCACCCGCTGGGGCATCGACGGCCACTCGGGCGTGCTGTTCGGGCTGGCCAACCAGATCGCGCTGGCGGCCCTGATGCTGGGGCTCATCCTGCTCATCGTGTGGGGCTACCGGATGTGGTGGCAGCGGCGGCCCGCGCGGGAGCGCCGGCTCGGCGTCGGACGGCCGACGCCGCGCGGCACGTGGCGGCGCGTCCCGCTGCCGACGCTGCTGCCGCTGGTGGGCGCGCTCGCGGTGGTCGGCTGGCTGGTGCCGCTGTTCGGCATCGGACTGGTGCTGTTCCTCGCCGTGGACACGGTGGTCGGCCTGGTCGCCCGCCTGGTCGCCCGTAGCCGCTCCGCCCGCGCCTGA
- a CDS encoding DUF885 domain-containing protein, giving the protein MAGGAFDRLGDTAGTAAHDAAHRSGAGEDHAGTGHGAVHGGGALPRRVAEAYVDALIRLDPLVGTFLGVPESSGDLPDFSPAGQEATAELARTTLGQLGEAQARPGADSDAERRCARLLRERLTAELALHEAGEGLRQVSNLASPLHRVRKIFPLMSTGTEDDWAAIGRRLRAVPDAFDGYRAALAEGVRRGLPAGPAQVRANIGQLEEWLGPDGGWFADFVAAGPEALRTELAEAAETATDAVAELHDWFLNVYGPRVADAPDVVGGERYARFARYHTGTDLDLDEAYAYGWSEFHRLHAEMRAEAEKALPGAATPWEALAWLDRHGQAVEGVEETRAWLQSLMDEAAEALDGAHFELGERIKHVESRIAPPGSAAAPYYTSPSLDFSRPGRTWLPTLGRTRFPVHGLVSTWYHEGVPGHHLQLGQWTLLADELSRYQTRVGKISANTEGWALYAERLMDELGFLTDPERRLGYLDHQMMRAIRVVVDIGMHLELRIPADSPCHAGERWTPALARDFFGRHSGRPAAYLDSEIIRYQGRPAQAIGYTLGERAWLRGREAARARHGSAFDLKRWHMAALSQGSLGLADLETELALL; this is encoded by the coding sequence ATGGCCGGTGGGGCATTCGACCGTCTCGGCGACACCGCGGGGACGGCCGCACACGACGCGGCGCACCGGAGCGGGGCAGGGGAGGACCACGCGGGGACCGGGCACGGGGCGGTGCACGGCGGCGGCGCGCTGCCGCGCCGGGTCGCCGAGGCCTACGTGGACGCCCTCATCCGGCTCGACCCGCTCGTCGGCACCTTCCTCGGCGTACCGGAGAGCTCAGGTGACCTCCCGGACTTCTCGCCCGCCGGTCAGGAGGCCACCGCCGAGCTCGCCCGCACCACGCTCGGACAGCTCGGCGAGGCCCAGGCCCGGCCGGGCGCGGACAGCGACGCGGAGCGGCGCTGCGCGCGCCTGCTGCGCGAGCGGCTGACCGCCGAGCTCGCCCTGCACGAAGCGGGGGAGGGGCTGCGGCAGGTCAGCAACCTCGCCTCTCCGCTGCACCGGGTCCGCAAGATCTTCCCCCTCATGTCCACGGGGACCGAGGACGACTGGGCCGCGATCGGCCGCAGGCTGCGGGCGGTCCCCGACGCGTTCGACGGCTACCGGGCCGCGCTCGCCGAGGGCGTACGCCGCGGCCTGCCGGCCGGACCGGCGCAGGTCCGCGCCAACATCGGCCAGTTGGAGGAGTGGCTGGGACCGGACGGCGGCTGGTTCGCCGACTTCGTCGCCGCCGGTCCCGAGGCGCTGCGTACCGAGCTGGCCGAGGCCGCGGAGACGGCCACGGACGCCGTCGCCGAACTGCACGACTGGTTCCTCAACGTGTACGGTCCGCGCGTCGCGGACGCCCCGGACGTGGTGGGCGGTGAGCGCTACGCCCGCTTCGCCCGCTACCACACCGGCACCGACCTGGACCTCGACGAGGCCTATGCCTACGGCTGGTCCGAGTTCCACCGCCTGCACGCCGAGATGCGGGCCGAGGCCGAGAAGGCGCTGCCCGGGGCAGCCACCCCGTGGGAGGCCCTGGCCTGGCTGGACCGGCACGGCCAGGCCGTGGAGGGCGTCGAGGAGACCAGGGCCTGGTTGCAGTCCCTCATGGACGAAGCCGCCGAAGCACTGGACGGCGCCCACTTCGAGCTGGGGGAGCGGATCAAACACGTCGAGTCCCGGATCGCGCCACCGGGAAGCGCCGCCGCGCCCTACTACACCTCTCCCTCGCTGGACTTCTCCCGCCCGGGCCGCACCTGGCTGCCCACGCTGGGCCGCACCCGCTTCCCCGTCCACGGTCTGGTCTCCACCTGGTACCACGAGGGCGTCCCCGGACACCATCTCCAGCTCGGCCAGTGGACCCTGCTCGCCGACGAACTCTCCCGGTACCAGACCCGGGTGGGCAAGATCAGCGCCAACACCGAGGGCTGGGCGCTGTACGCGGAGCGGCTGATGGACGAACTGGGCTTCCTCACCGACCCCGAACGCCGACTCGGCTATCTCGACCACCAGATGATGCGGGCCATCCGGGTCGTCGTCGACATCGGCATGCACCTGGAGCTGCGGATCCCCGCGGACTCGCCCTGCCACGCCGGAGAGCGCTGGACGCCCGCCCTGGCGCGGGACTTCTTCGGCCGGCACTCCGGCCGCCCCGCCGCGTACCTCGACAGCGAGATCATCCGCTACCAGGGCCGGCCGGCCCAGGCCATCGGCTACACACTCGGCGAACGCGCCTGGCTGCGGGGCCGGGAGGCCGCCCGCGCCCGGCACGGCTCCGCGTTCGACCTCAAGCGCTGGCACATGGCCGCGCTGTCCCAGGGCTCGCTGGGCCTGGCCGACCTCGAAACCGAACTCGCCCTGCTCTGA
- a CDS encoding AAA family ATPase has product MLTTLAVENYRSLRRLIVPLDRLNVITGANGTGKTSLYRALRLLADAARGGAVAALAREGGLPSTLWAGERRGTGRSPAVSLRLGFAGDEFGYAVDFGHPVPTSGSTGAPSLFNLDPEIKRECSWAGPVLRPAALLSDRSGPAVRTRAADGTWHTSVNTLRPYDSMLGELADPRLAPDLLRLREHMRSWRFYDHVRTDAHAPARSAQVGTRTPVLGHDGADLAAALQTIREIGDHEALDAAVDAAFPGSRVEIASEGGRFELRLRQSGLLRPLGAAELSDGTLRYLLWTAALLTPRPPALLVLNEPESSLHPALLPPLADLILTASRDTQIVVVTHAPDLADALTAGAGRHRLDVNSLALVKDGLGQTGVAGREGLLDEPLWHWPKR; this is encoded by the coding sequence ATGCTCACCACCCTCGCTGTCGAGAACTACCGCTCCCTGCGCCGCCTGATCGTCCCGCTGGACCGGCTGAACGTGATCACCGGCGCGAACGGCACGGGCAAGACCAGCCTGTACCGGGCCCTGCGGCTGCTGGCGGACGCGGCCCGGGGCGGCGCGGTGGCGGCGCTGGCGCGCGAGGGCGGGCTACCGTCCACCCTGTGGGCGGGCGAGCGGCGGGGTACGGGCCGCTCGCCGGCCGTCAGCCTCCGCCTCGGCTTCGCCGGGGACGAGTTCGGTTACGCGGTCGACTTCGGGCACCCGGTCCCGACCTCCGGCAGCACGGGTGCGCCGTCCCTGTTCAACCTGGACCCCGAGATCAAGCGCGAGTGCAGCTGGGCCGGCCCCGTGCTGCGCCCGGCCGCGCTCCTCTCGGACCGCTCCGGCCCCGCCGTGCGCACCCGCGCCGCGGACGGCACCTGGCACACGTCGGTGAACACCCTCCGCCCCTACGACAGCATGCTCGGCGAACTCGCCGACCCGCGGCTCGCCCCCGACCTGCTGCGGCTGCGCGAGCACATGCGGTCGTGGCGGTTCTACGACCACGTGCGCACCGACGCGCACGCACCCGCCCGCAGCGCGCAGGTCGGCACCCGCACACCGGTGCTCGGCCACGACGGCGCGGACCTCGCGGCCGCGCTCCAGACGATCCGCGAGATCGGCGACCACGAGGCGCTGGACGCCGCCGTGGACGCGGCGTTCCCCGGCAGCAGGGTGGAGATCGCCAGTGAAGGCGGCCGGTTCGAGCTGCGGCTGCGCCAGAGCGGGCTGCTGCGCCCGCTCGGCGCGGCCGAGCTGTCCGACGGCACACTGCGCTACCTGCTGTGGACCGCGGCGCTGCTCACCCCTCGCCCACCCGCGCTGCTCGTGCTCAACGAGCCGGAGTCCAGCCTGCACCCGGCGCTGCTGCCCCCGCTGGCGGACCTGATCCTCACCGCGTCGCGGGACACCCAGATCGTGGTGGTCACCCACGCGCCGGACCTGGCCGACGCCCTCACCGCGGGCGCCGGACGTCACCGGCTCGACGTCAACTCCCTGGCCCTGGTCAAGGACGGCCTCGGCCAGACGGGGGTCGCGGGCCGCGAGGGCCTGCTGGACGAACCGCTGTGGCACTGGCCCAAGCGCTGA
- a CDS encoding short-chain fatty acyl-CoA regulator family protein produces the protein MSKTYAGARLRRLREERRLSQAELARVLAISPSYLNQMEHDSRPLTVPVLLRLTEAFGVDPGFFSDHDTGRVLADLREALADEVASARISPSDLSELASRLPAVAAVLLDLGRRNQALTEQLAHVSEGRAGAAAGTAAPRSPHEEIREFFYRRRNYVHDADLGAEELAGELGIRPGEVLRALTTRLAERHGVRLAADSDPPHHSDRPHRSDPPHPSDRLHHYDPAARVLYLSSRLRPGQQAFRMATQLALLEHGAELSRLASEDYEEGSATWSLARIGVANYFAAALILPYRAFHTAAEEVRYDIERLTDRFGLGYETVCHRLSTLQRPRLRGVPFSFVRVDRAGNMSKRQSATGFHFSRAGGTCPLWNVYEAFAAPGRIHVQIAAMPDGQRHLWTARTVTRHRGGWGEPGKTFAIGLGCEIRHASRVVYSDGLDLDNAAAATPIGMGCRVCERLDCPQRAVPPLGRPLAIDENSSTFVPYPVRERPAR, from the coding sequence GTGAGCAAGACCTACGCGGGGGCGCGGCTGCGGCGGCTGCGCGAGGAGCGCCGGCTCAGCCAGGCCGAGCTCGCCCGGGTGCTGGCCATCTCCCCGAGCTATCTGAACCAGATGGAGCACGACTCCCGGCCGCTGACCGTGCCCGTGCTGCTGCGGCTGACCGAGGCGTTCGGGGTGGACCCCGGCTTCTTCTCCGACCACGACACCGGCCGGGTTCTGGCGGACCTGCGGGAGGCGCTCGCGGACGAGGTCGCGAGCGCCCGGATCTCCCCCTCCGACCTGTCGGAACTCGCCTCCCGGCTGCCCGCCGTCGCCGCGGTCCTGCTCGACCTGGGGCGGCGCAACCAGGCGCTGACCGAGCAGCTCGCGCACGTCTCCGAGGGGCGTGCCGGGGCCGCCGCCGGTACGGCCGCGCCGCGCTCGCCGCACGAGGAGATCCGCGAGTTCTTCTACCGGCGGCGGAACTACGTGCACGATGCGGACCTCGGCGCCGAGGAACTGGCCGGCGAGCTCGGCATCCGGCCCGGCGAGGTGCTGCGCGCCCTCACCACCCGGCTCGCCGAACGGCACGGCGTACGCCTCGCCGCCGACTCCGACCCGCCCCACCACTCCGACCGGCCGCACCGCTCCGACCCGCCGCACCCATCCGACCGGCTGCACCACTACGATCCGGCCGCCCGGGTCCTGTATCTGTCGAGTCGGCTGCGCCCCGGCCAGCAGGCGTTCCGCATGGCCACCCAGCTCGCCCTGCTCGAACACGGCGCGGAGCTCTCCCGGCTGGCCTCGGAGGACTACGAGGAGGGCTCCGCCACCTGGTCGCTGGCCCGGATCGGGGTCGCCAACTACTTCGCGGCCGCGCTGATCCTGCCGTACCGCGCCTTCCACACCGCCGCGGAGGAGGTGCGCTACGACATCGAACGCCTCACCGACCGCTTCGGGCTCGGCTACGAGACCGTGTGCCACCGGCTGAGCACCCTCCAGCGCCCGCGGCTGCGCGGGGTGCCGTTCTCCTTCGTCCGCGTGGACCGGGCGGGCAACATGTCCAAGCGCCAGTCCGCGACCGGTTTCCACTTCTCGCGCGCGGGCGGCACCTGCCCGCTGTGGAACGTGTACGAGGCGTTCGCCGCGCCGGGCCGCATCCATGTCCAGATCGCCGCCATGCCGGACGGGCAGCGCCATCTGTGGACCGCTCGCACGGTCACCCGCCACCGGGGCGGCTGGGGCGAGCCCGGGAAGACCTTCGCCATCGGCCTGGGCTGCGAGATCCGGCACGCCTCCCGGGTCGTCTACTCCGACGGGCTGGACCTCGACAACGCCGCCGCCGCGACCCCGATCGGCATGGGCTGCCGCGTCTGCGAACGCCTGGACTGCCCGCAGCGCGCCGTACCGCCGCTCGGCCGGCCCCTCGCCATCGACGAGAACAGCAGCACCTTCGTGCCGTATCCGGTGCGGGAACGGCCGGCCCGCTGA
- the aceA gene encoding isocitrate lyase, with amino-acid sequence MAQAGTTTATAEELARRWATDPRWRGVERTYGAEDVVRLSGSVREEHTLARRGAERLWRGLHSQDYLHALGALTGGQAVQQVKAGLQAIYLSGWQVAADANQAGHTYPDQSLYPANSVPQVVRRINNALLRADQIATAEGGSDTTDWLAPIVADAEAGFGGPLNAFELTKAMIAAGAAGIHYEDQLASEKKCGHLGGKVLVPTAQHIRTLNAARLAADIADVPTVIVARTDALAANLLTSDVDERDARFCTGERTAEGFYRVENGMAPAIARGLAYAPYADLLWMETGTPDLAQAREFAEAIHAEYPDRMLAYNCSPSFNWKAALDDDQIAKFQRELGAMGYRFQFITLAGFHSLNHGMFDLARGYAEHGMTAYVDLQEREFAAQRDGFTAVRHQREVGTGYFDLVSTAVNPASSTTALTGSTEEEQFH; translated from the coding sequence ATGGCGCAGGCAGGGACGACGACGGCGACGGCCGAAGAGCTGGCACGGCGGTGGGCGACGGACCCCCGCTGGAGGGGAGTGGAGCGCACCTACGGCGCCGAGGACGTGGTGCGCCTGTCCGGCAGCGTCCGCGAGGAGCACACCCTGGCCCGGCGCGGAGCCGAGCGCCTGTGGCGCGGGCTCCACAGCCAGGACTACCTCCACGCCCTCGGCGCGCTCACCGGCGGCCAGGCCGTGCAGCAGGTCAAGGCCGGGCTCCAGGCCATCTACCTGTCCGGCTGGCAGGTGGCGGCCGACGCCAACCAGGCCGGGCACACCTACCCCGACCAGTCCCTCTACCCGGCCAACTCCGTGCCGCAGGTGGTGCGCCGGATCAACAACGCGCTGCTGCGCGCCGACCAGATCGCCACCGCCGAGGGCGGCTCGGACACCACCGACTGGCTCGCGCCGATCGTCGCCGACGCCGAGGCCGGCTTCGGCGGCCCGCTGAACGCCTTCGAGCTGACCAAGGCGATGATCGCCGCCGGCGCGGCGGGCATCCACTACGAGGACCAGCTCGCCTCCGAGAAGAAGTGCGGCCACCTCGGCGGCAAGGTGCTCGTGCCCACCGCCCAGCACATCCGCACCCTCAACGCCGCCCGCCTCGCCGCCGACATCGCCGACGTCCCCACCGTCATCGTGGCCCGTACGGACGCGCTCGCCGCGAACCTGCTGACCAGCGACGTCGACGAGCGCGACGCCCGCTTCTGCACCGGTGAGCGCACCGCGGAGGGCTTCTACCGGGTCGAGAACGGCATGGCACCGGCCATCGCCCGCGGCCTGGCCTACGCCCCGTACGCCGACCTGCTGTGGATGGAGACCGGCACGCCGGACCTGGCGCAGGCGCGGGAGTTCGCCGAGGCGATCCACGCCGAGTACCCCGACCGGATGCTGGCGTACAACTGCTCGCCGTCGTTCAACTGGAAGGCGGCGCTGGACGACGACCAGATCGCCAAGTTCCAGCGGGAGCTCGGGGCGATGGGCTACCGCTTCCAGTTCATCACGCTGGCCGGCTTCCACTCGCTCAACCACGGCATGTTCGACCTGGCCCGCGGCTACGCCGAGCACGGCATGACCGCCTACGTCGACCTCCAGGAGCGGGAGTTCGCCGCCCAGCGCGACGGCTTCACCGCGGTCAGGCACCAGCGCGAGGTCGGCACCGGCTACTTCGACCTCGTGTCCACCGCCGTCAACCCCGCCTCCTCCACCACCGCGCTGACCGGCTCCACCGAAGAGGAGCAGTTCCACTAG